The following nucleotide sequence is from Solanum dulcamara chromosome 7, daSolDulc1.2, whole genome shotgun sequence.
aggattttcttttttctcatttttaaccTTCCTTCAATTTCttgaatttgaactttgaaCTCTAAACATCCCGCCTCTCTCACATTTCAATCTCCATTTTCTCTCATCAAGATCCTGTCTTGATCACATTCTTGAATGTTCTTGTGGCTGTTGATTGCACAGCAAGGTTTACTTAGCTACATTCTTTGTTCAATAACATTTTGCTGTTAGGAGATAGGGTCTTTGTGGTTTCTTGAAATTATCAAATCTTTAATAGCTCTTCTTGCATTGccaattttttctattttattgaaGTGGGTCGTTGTGTTTGTCTAATATTTTAGTATTCTTGGAGTAGAGAAAGAAGAAATGTAGCGGAATTTCCTTTAAttatgtatctagatgtttggTAAAGGATGTATTTTTGAACGTTTCTTGGATTATAGTTTGATATTGAGCCACATTTTAAATCCTTGATTGAGATGTGGTGCCTGTTTGCTTCATTGAGATTTTTCTCCTGTTTAAGTTTAGAACATTTACATTAGTGGAGAAGTACGCTCTTTGCCTTGGTTTCTTCACTCCTATTGttttcttgagccgagggtctatcagaaacagCCTCTCCGCCTCCCAAGGTAGGGGTACGATCTGCGTATACATTATCCTTACCAAAACCCACTTGTAggatatattgttgttgtaagttCTTTAATATTTGTACCTTTTTTTTTATGGTTAATAGTTTAATGTTCCTGCTTGATATTAGTAGGACTTGTGGACGTGTCATTTTGACTAATGGAGTATTATTTTTGTGAATATGAATCCAGAATATTGGGCATTTCTTATGCACATTTTCATTTGAATGGTATTTTCCTGTGAACTGGAATCCTATGGAAAGATTTATACATGAATTCCTTGTTTAGCGCCAGAGTCAAGATGAAGCAAAAGCTTTCCTTGGCTATAAATTATAATGGTTGGCTTCCATGATAAAGTATGTTAAGTTTCTGTTAGTTTCAATGTTTCTTGAGCTTCATAATTCTTGATATTACATGCACATTTCATTTCGAACGGTATTATCCTGTGAATTGGAGTCCTACAGAAACGTTTATACATGAATTCTTCCTTATTTGGTGCTAAATTTAGTCAAGATGAAGCTTAAGCTTTCCTTGGCTATAAATTATAATGGTTGGCTTCCATAATAAAGTAGGTTAAGCTTCTGTTAGTTTCAATGTTTCTTGAGCTTCGTAATTGTTGAAATGATATGTTACTAACTTTGAGAAGTTTTGCAGGTAAATGAGGGGGTTCGACTAAAAGTAAATTGACTAGCTTAATTCCATTCCCCCCACACTCTCACTATGAAGAGAGAAAATTCAGTAATCTCAGCTGCCATTGAGCCCATGGTTCGAATTACAAGATCTCGAGCTGCTGTCCCTGAAAAATCCATGGTTGCACGCACTGCAGAACTGCCAAAGCAGCGAGGTCAGAAACGTGCTCTGCGGATAAATTCTAGCACGGCAATTCTCAGGGAGAGGAACAAGAATGTTCCACTTACTTCCTATGTGGAGCAGAAATGCCGTCCAGTGCTTAAGGATGTCACAAATCTATGTTGCAACACTTCAAATGGAGATTGCCTCAATGCTACCAAAGTCCCAGTTAGTAGTTCTTCCTGTTTTACTTGTATTATCTACATTGTCATTGACACCATGTGAAACAAGTTTCATAGTTTGACTGTTGTAGACTTCCTTAAATATCAAAAAGAGTTTTGAAATATCTGAAATATTGCAAGTAGAGAATAGTATTGTGCTTAGCTGATTCAAGGATGCATGTGTTGTATGTGCTTCTATATTATCCCAATAAAGCTTTGGTTATAGTGTACACACTTTCCTGCTGGCTCATTTTATTCCTGTTATTATATGATTTAGTTTATTATAATTgtcagaagaagaagaagaagatcatGCGAGTTGGAAACAGCTCAATGAATGTGTCTAAAGTGACTACTTCTGTCGACCCTAAAGTCTATCAATTTCCATCCAAGTTACCACCAAGTATGGATCAAGATGCTGAGAGCATGTCTTTCTAATCTGAGAAGTACTATTTGATTCAGTTTTATGAATATTTACCTGATTTTCTAACTGCAGGGAGTAGCCAAAGTTGCTCAGACAGAAAGTCCCATGAACAAGGAAATCCAATAGAAATCAAAGGTTTTCCAAGAAAAGGTTAGTTTCCTTTTAACCATGTTTCATTGGAACAATACAACTTTTGACAAGCTTGTGGTTGTGCTTAACAGGataattaagaaaaagagaTGATGATAACAAGTGATTTCTCTGTAGTAACATTTATAAATCATCGAGGAAGCCTTGGTCTTATCTTCATACTTTATTCTTGAGTACTTAGTGGATATGTTTTTGACCAAAATAATGATAGGAATTCTCCATCACACTCTCTTTGTTTGACATTTTTCTCTAGAGAAAGGATTCATATCTACTAGTTTTCTTGTGTTCCATGCATTTGCAACCATGTTGTTCTGTTAATGTCCTCTTTTTTGCATACTAAACTAATTGAACTTTTTACCAGGCACAGTTGAGAAAGCTGTCCGTGATGCAGCACCATCAACATCAACAAAGTTGGACTTCATAGACATTGATTCTGATCAAAAGGATCCACAACAATGCAGTCAATATGCTCACGATATATATAACAATTTACGGGTCGCAGAGGTTCGTTTAATTGATATTCTTGCACTGTTCTTGTGGATTTCTTAGTTGACGAAGTAACTGGCACTCTGGCAGAAGTCATATTTGCAAAAACCACTCAAGGATGCTTTTTCACTGTTTTATTCAAAAATTGAGTTAGAAAAACCAGCATCAATGCTCAACTTTCGTTATAATTTCAGTTTTAGCTGTAACACcactttgtttcttttctttgttaatCCTCCTTCATACATTCGATGTATACTCACTTATGAAAGAATGCTGGATACTTTAGCTCAAGAATACTTTCCCACTGTGACACCTACCTATTGGAATGTTTTTCTCTGCATATTAATAAGCATTATTTGCTTAATTTTCTGAATCCAAATCTCTACTTGTATAACTTCTGAGATTTCCTTGTTTTAGGATAATGGTGTCAAGTAGTAGCCGTAGTCTTTTTCAGTTGCAGTGGATAACTGCAAACTTATCCTAATGCAAAGTCTAATTTGTATTTCTCCAGGTAATTAGAAGACCGCATTCAAATTTCATGGAAACACTCCAGTTAGATATCACACAAAGTATGCGTGCAATTCTTGTCGACTGGATTGTGGAGGTACTTTCGTGTTTatctaaaaaaaagaagaaactgAATAGCCGAAGCATATTGTGTTATGTCTTCCAGTGCTGGCATTTTCTAATTATTAGCACATGATTCATCTTGAACAAATAAATGTGAAACAGATCAATTTCCTAACAGTATTAACTTGGACAAGCAACTTTACATTTTCATTTTGGGTTTTCATCATCTGGTGCTGATTTCATCTTAGATCAGTTTCGAAAAAGACTTGTAAAGATCGTATCTGTTTTTTACTTAAGATAAATCATTCGTAAGATTCTTGTGAATTTTGGTGCTAGTATAGTCCATATAATTTCAACTTGATGTTGGATTCGTCTCGCCTCTCTGCCCCTTCCTTTACCCTTTGAGCTCATAATGCTAGTTATTTGCCTGCTGATTTTAGAAATGCTTTATAAGAAAGCTGGTTGCTAAGGTCATTGTCTAATCTTGTGTCAGGTGTCAGAGGAATATATGTTGGTGCCAGATACACTCTATCTTGCTGTTCACTTCATCGATCTATTTCTCTCTCAAAACTATGTGGAAAGGAAAAACCTGCAGCTCCTTGGTATCACTTGCATGCTAGTTGCCTCGTAAGCTCAACACAACTGTTTGTACTACTATAGGTTCTTTGTAATAATACTTTCTGAAAACATTTTCTTGAAATGCATAAAGGAGAAAGAAATATATGATCCTTCCTTTCTAAATTAAACAGAAGTCTACTTCAGAATCTTTGGGTGGTTGACAATGCCTTATAGTTGGAAACGTCTTAATTACAAAGTGCCTATAGGGCCAAGACTAAGAACTCCACTCGTTTTAGAATCTGACAATCACAAACTCATCATTCCATATTATGTGTGCTTATGAAGAAATTCTCCTATGTAGCCACATTTGCAGACTGCAATGTGCCTTCACCTGTAAAAAGGGAAGATATCAAGCATTTTTTCCATCACTTTGCATTTTATattcaaaaatcttttccctTTTATCCCTGAATAAAGAAATACATTTATCTGGTGGCTGAATGCGggttttctttcaattttgaaGGAAATATGAAGAGATGTGTGCTCCACGTGTTGAGGAGTTCTGTTTCATCACTGACAATGCTTACACGAAAAGTGAGGTAGAATACTGCTCTTTCATGTTCTCACTATCAGGATCTTGAATTTCTACATTGCGTGAAGAAAAAGAGTGGGAAGGACAAGCATAGTTCCGACATAGTAAGCTATTAGCTAGTTTAAGATGATGTCTTTGGGTTCTGTTCT
It contains:
- the LOC129896979 gene encoding cyclin-A2-1 isoform X1, which encodes MKRENSVISAAIEPMVRITRSRAAVPEKSMVARTAELPKQRGQKRALRINSSTAILRERNKNVPLTSYVEQKCRPVLKDVTNLCCNTSNGDCLNATKVPKKKKKIMRVGNSSMNVSKVTTSVDPKVYQFPSKLPPRSSQSCSDRKSHEQGNPIEIKGFPRKGTVEKAVRDAAPSTSTKLDFIDIDSDQKDPQQCSQYAHDIYNNLRVAEVIRRPHSNFMETLQLDITQSMRAILVDWIVEVSEEYMLVPDTLYLAVHFIDLFLSQNYVERKNLQLLGITCMLVASKYEEMCAPRVEEFCFITDNAYTKSEVLAMESLILNFLGFRLSTPTAKTFLRRFVRSAQASYKNPNLELEFLANYLAELTLLEYGFLKFTPSAIAASSVFLARWTLDQSIHPWSPTLEHYTNYKAQDLKSTVLALQDLQLNTNNCLLNAIRAKYRQDKFKSVACLSSPKLLETLFQT
- the LOC129896979 gene encoding cyclin-A2-1 isoform X2, encoding MKRENSVISAAIEPMVRITRSRAAVPEKSMVARTAELPKQRGQKRALRINSSTAILRERNKNVPLTSYVEQKCRPVLKDVTNLCCNTSNGDCLNATKVPKKKKIMRVGNSSMNVSKVTTSVDPKVYQFPSKLPPRSSQSCSDRKSHEQGNPIEIKGFPRKGTVEKAVRDAAPSTSTKLDFIDIDSDQKDPQQCSQYAHDIYNNLRVAEVIRRPHSNFMETLQLDITQSMRAILVDWIVEVSEEYMLVPDTLYLAVHFIDLFLSQNYVERKNLQLLGITCMLVASKYEEMCAPRVEEFCFITDNAYTKSEVLAMESLILNFLGFRLSTPTAKTFLRRFVRSAQASYKNPNLELEFLANYLAELTLLEYGFLKFTPSAIAASSVFLARWTLDQSIHPWSPTLEHYTNYKAQDLKSTVLALQDLQLNTNNCLLNAIRAKYRQDKFKSVACLSSPKLLETLFQT